In a single window of the Chondrocystis sp. NIES-4102 genome:
- a CDS encoding macrophage migration inhibitory factor family protein yields the protein MQQLISTTIDHLVMPFIKVQSSIATPDQAQVESLLTSLSAKLAKHLGKPESYVMTAFESNIPMTFGGTTEPVCYVEIKNIGTMKPEQTKAMSSDFCQQIESELGVKANRIYLEFTDAQRHLWGWNGSTFG from the coding sequence GTGCAACAATTAATATCGACTACTATTGATCATTTAGTTATGCCTTTTATTAAAGTTCAATCTTCTATTGCTACTCCCGATCAAGCCCAGGTAGAAAGCCTTTTAACCAGCTTATCGGCAAAACTTGCTAAACACTTGGGTAAACCAGAATCCTATGTAATGACAGCTTTTGAGTCTAATATTCCTATGACATTTGGCGGTACAACTGAGCCTGTTTGTTATGTAGAAATAAAAAATATTGGCACAATGAAACCAGAGCAAACTAAAGCAATGAGTTCTGATTTTTGCCAACAAATAGAATCAGAATTAGGCGTAAAAGCTAATCGTATTTATTTAGAATTTACCGATGCTCAAAGACATCTTTGGGGTTGGAATGGTAGCACTTTTGGCTAA
- a CDS encoding riboflavin biosynthesis protein RibD, with product MQDQKQTSAFDKTMMQKCLQLARQAAGKTSPNPLVGSVIVKDGKIIGEGFHPGVGQPHAEVFALRQAKEAAKGATVYVNLEPCSHYGRTPPCCDALIKAQVSKVVAGMVDPDPRVAGGGIRKLTEAGIEVVVGVEEVACRQLNEAFIHRVTYQQPFGILKYAMTLDGKIATTVGHSAWVTGETARQLVHQVRSYSDAVVVGGNTVRQDNPNLTTHGVTDHNPARIVMSRNLDLPRDCNLWQTAIASTIIFTQTNSNSSLQTELINKGVEIVELEELTPKIVMQHLYQRGYNQIFWECGGELAARAIADGTIGKVMAFIAPKIIGGKSAPSPVGDLGFTLMTDALQLHQVTTKTIGSDILIEGYL from the coding sequence ATGCAAGATCAAAAGCAAACATCAGCGTTTGATAAGACAATGATGCAAAAATGTTTGCAATTAGCACGACAAGCAGCAGGAAAAACCTCGCCTAATCCTTTAGTTGGATCAGTGATAGTTAAAGACGGTAAAATCATTGGTGAAGGATTTCATCCAGGAGTCGGACAACCCCACGCGGAAGTATTTGCCCTAAGACAGGCAAAAGAGGCAGCCAAAGGAGCTACAGTATATGTAAATTTAGAACCTTGTAGTCATTATGGGCGCACTCCTCCCTGCTGTGACGCTTTAATTAAGGCGCAGGTAAGTAAGGTAGTAGCAGGAATGGTTGATCCTGATCCACGAGTTGCTGGAGGAGGAATTAGAAAATTAACAGAGGCGGGGATTGAGGTAGTAGTAGGTGTGGAGGAAGTTGCTTGTCGTCAACTTAACGAAGCATTTATTCACCGTGTAACCTATCAACAACCTTTTGGCATCCTTAAATATGCTATGACCCTAGACGGTAAAATTGCAACTACAGTCGGTCATAGTGCTTGGGTAACAGGAGAAACTGCACGTCAGCTAGTACATCAGGTAAGAAGTTATTCTGATGCGGTGGTAGTTGGGGGGAATACGGTGAGACAAGATAACCCAAACTTAACTACTCATGGTGTGACGGATCATAATCCTGCAAGAATAGTGATGAGTCGTAATTTAGATTTACCTAGGGATTGTAACCTATGGCAAACAGCGATCGCATCTACAATAATTTTTACTCAGACTAATAGTAATAGTAGCTTGCAAACAGAACTAATAAATAAAGGAGTGGAAATAGTTGAACTTGAAGAATTAACTCCTAAAATAGTGATGCAGCACTTATATCAACGGGGATATAATCAGATATTCTGGGAATGTGGCGGAGAATTAGCAGCCAGAGCGATCGCTGATGGTACAATTGGGAAAGTTATGGCATTTATTGCACCTAAAATTATTGGGGGTAAATCTGCACCCTCCCCTGTAGGTGATTTGGGCTTTACTTTGATGACTGATGCTTTGCAATTACACCAGGTGACAACTAAAACTATAGGTTCGGATATTTTAATTGAAGGATATTTGTAA
- a CDS encoding ferrichrome-iron receptor yields the protein MSELSAKAIAVNKQQQVNHNNLQKSSIKIAQGITQVTAVQINQTEEGLELTLETTTGANKLIPLILPQGNNLIIDILDATLALPTGKEFRQTNPTSGIKEILLTQIDQSSLRLTITGENQAPSAEVVPSPQNLVLSVTPEKIATETADEEIEVVATGAAETEEDYAVTDATTATRTDTPLKDIPQAIQVIPQQVIKDQQTNRLEDAVRNVSGVSAGDSFGDSAERFVIRGFAQDTTLVDGFRQGAFRQALPGIEKIERVEVLKGPASILYGNLEPGGVVNLVTKKPLSKPLAETSMELGSFGLFQTSFDFSDAIFDNKLLYRINANFETKDGFRDFAQDSTSVSLAPTISWQIGKNTDLLIDLNYLDRASPFDRGIVAIGEEVADIPYDRIFQQPNDQYNLEQLSASYQLEHRFNDQWKLRNNFRFVTSDTSNFTLDSLFIDDSGILERGFRRNEDLSENYAVQTNVIGEFKTGEVEHQLLVGVDFDRSTSVGQQARLPDDPVFLIDIFTQEADPIPNVTPEDLTLLTRDENVRADLIGLYLQDQISLGENIKLLAGGRLDIYDQRTIDFTEDLTTEQSKTKFSPRLGVVYQPSEPISIYASYSTSFNPDPFNSTTVTGEVLEPSTGSQYELGVKGEFLDQKLTTSLALYQINRNNFATTDPDNPDFSIAAGEVRSRGIELDVLGEIVPGWNVIATYAHTDAEITEDNDFPVGNKLENVPSNSASLWTSYQIQQGSLKGLGLGAGVFFIGDRQGDLDNTFTLPSYVRTDAALFYRQDNWEANLNFQNLFDVDYIRSSETFREFVKPGDPFTVIGSVSVKF from the coding sequence ATGAGCGAACTATCAGCAAAAGCGATCGCAGTCAATAAGCAGCAACAAGTTAATCATAATAATTTGCAAAAATCATCCATAAAAATAGCCCAAGGAATTACCCAAGTCACAGCAGTACAAATTAACCAAACCGAAGAAGGATTAGAGTTAACCTTAGAAACCACCACAGGGGCAAACAAACTAATTCCCTTAATCTTGCCTCAGGGTAATAATTTAATTATCGATATATTAGATGCAACCCTAGCCTTACCCACAGGTAAAGAATTTAGACAAACCAATCCCACTTCAGGAATTAAAGAAATCCTACTAACTCAAATAGATCAAAGCAGTTTGCGCTTAACCATTACTGGCGAAAACCAAGCCCCCAGTGCCGAAGTAGTGCCATCTCCACAAAATCTAGTCTTGAGTGTTACCCCAGAAAAGATAGCCACAGAAACAGCAGACGAAGAAATCGAAGTAGTTGCCACAGGGGCAGCAGAGACGGAGGAGGATTATGCAGTAACTGATGCTACTACTGCAACTCGTACAGACACACCTTTAAAAGATATTCCCCAGGCTATTCAAGTGATACCGCAACAAGTCATCAAAGATCAACAAACCAACCGCTTAGAAGATGCTGTACGTAATGTTAGTGGTGTTAGTGCGGGGGATAGTTTCGGAGATAGTGCAGAAAGATTTGTTATTCGTGGTTTTGCCCAAGATACCACTTTAGTAGATGGATTTCGTCAAGGTGCTTTTAGACAAGCATTACCAGGTATAGAAAAAATAGAAAGAGTTGAAGTTTTAAAAGGACCCGCATCAATTTTATATGGTAATCTCGAACCTGGCGGTGTGGTCAATTTAGTAACCAAAAAACCTTTATCCAAACCTTTAGCAGAAACAAGTATGGAATTAGGTAGCTTTGGTTTATTTCAAACTAGTTTTGATTTCTCCGATGCCATATTTGACAACAAATTACTCTACCGTATCAATGCTAACTTTGAAACGAAAGATGGTTTTCGAGATTTCGCACAGGATAGCACCAGTGTTTCCCTCGCACCAACAATTAGTTGGCAAATTGGTAAAAATACAGATTTACTAATAGATCTCAACTATCTCGATCGCGCTAGTCCTTTTGATCGAGGTATAGTAGCAATTGGGGAAGAAGTGGCAGATATTCCCTATGATCGCATTTTCCAACAACCCAACGATCAATACAATTTAGAACAATTAAGTGCTAGCTATCAATTAGAACATCGTTTTAACGATCAATGGAAGTTACGTAATAATTTCCGCTTTGTTACTTCAGACACATCTAATTTCACTTTAGATTCCCTATTTATTGACGATTCTGGCATCCTAGAAAGGGGATTTCGTCGTAATGAAGATTTAAGTGAAAACTACGCTGTTCAAACAAATGTAATCGGGGAATTTAAGACGGGAGAAGTAGAACATCAGTTGTTAGTAGGGGTAGATTTTGATCGCTCAACCAGCGTCGGACAACAAGCAAGACTACCAGATGATCCTGTATTCCTAATTGATATCTTTACCCAAGAAGCAGATCCAATTCCCAATGTCACACCAGAAGATTTAACCCTTCTAACGCGAGATGAAAATGTGCGTGCTGACTTGATTGGTTTATATCTGCAAGATCAAATATCCCTAGGTGAAAATATTAAATTACTAGCTGGGGGACGTTTAGATATCTATGATCAAAGAACTATTGATTTTACAGAAGATCTAACCACCGAACAATCCAAAACAAAGTTTAGTCCTCGTTTGGGCGTAGTTTATCAACCCAGCGAACCTATTTCTATTTACGCAAGTTACAGTACATCCTTTAATCCCGATCCTTTCAACTCGACAACTGTGACTGGTGAAGTGCTAGAACCTTCTACAGGTAGTCAATACGAACTAGGAGTAAAAGGGGAATTTCTAGATCAAAAACTAACTACCTCCTTAGCTTTATATCAAATTAACCGTAATAACTTTGCCACTACCGACCCGGATAACCCAGATTTTAGTATTGCTGCGGGGGAAGTTCGTAGTCGAGGAATTGAATTAGATGTCTTGGGGGAAATTGTACCAGGGTGGAATGTGATTGCAACCTATGCCCATACTGATGCAGAAATAACCGAAGATAATGACTTTCCCGTCGGTAATAAATTAGAAAATGTTCCGAGTAATAGTGCGAGTTTGTGGACAAGTTATCAAATTCAGCAGGGAAGTCTTAAGGGTTTAGGTTTGGGTGCAGGAGTCTTTTTTATCGGCGACAGACAAGGGGATTTAGATAATACTTTTACCCTACCTAGTTATGTGCGTACCGATGCTGCCCTATTTTATCGTCAAGATAATTGGGAGGCAAATTTAAACTTTCAAAACCTGTTTGATGTAGATTACATCAGATCCAGTGAAACATTCCGAGAATTTGTAAAACCTGGAGATCCTTTTACGGTAATAGGTTCAGTTTCTGTTAAATTTTAA
- a CDS encoding peptidase C15 pyroglutamyl peptidase I → MSIKLLLTSFQTWLPHQVSNSSDDLLEIIESKHDLFDGLFVLRKLPVNTQIASDRVIETIKVIQPQGIICCGMAESRELLTIESQAICGDSCMVTPVNLNSILDKLFYTKISHDAGKFVCEGLYYQILNYLENQNLNIPCIFVHVPLLNYHNREKIEQDFITIISCMQSNCVDLIATKNPQKIEPI, encoded by the coding sequence ATGTCTATCAAACTTCTTTTAACGTCTTTTCAAACTTGGTTACCTCATCAAGTATCAAATTCTTCTGATGATCTATTGGAAATTATCGAAAGCAAACATGATCTTTTTGATGGTTTATTTGTTTTAAGAAAGTTACCTGTTAATACTCAAATAGCTAGCGATCGCGTTATCGAAACTATCAAAGTAATTCAGCCTCAAGGTATTATTTGTTGTGGTATGGCAGAATCTAGAGAGTTGTTAACCATAGAATCTCAGGCTATCTGTGGAGATAGTTGTATGGTTACGCCTGTCAACCTTAACAGTATTTTAGATAAGTTATTTTATACAAAAATTAGTCATGATGCTGGTAAGTTTGTATGTGAAGGTTTATATTATCAAATTTTAAATTATCTTGAAAATCAAAATTTAAATATACCTTGTATTTTTGTTCATGTACCCCTACTTAATTATCATAACAGGGAGAAAATAGAGCAGGATTTCATAACTATCATTAGTTGTATGCAGTCTAATTGTGTTGATCTTATTGCTACTAAAAATCCGCAAAAAATAGAGCCAATTTGA